From Apis cerana isolate GH-2021 linkage group LG10, AcerK_1.0, whole genome shotgun sequence, one genomic window encodes:
- the LOC114578086 gene encoding achaete-scute complex protein T3-like — protein sequence MTLVGPAKEVPSALPVMLSVQQQHHHHHHHHHHHHPNHLHHHGSSTAGGQSHRGNVIVSATSAVQGSDASKIQQHGCKRSKIYGQGGGPYGTVPHQPASVARRNARERNRVKQVNNGFATLRQHIPQSVAQALGGSTAGTHGGSRAGSKKLSKVETLRMAVEYIRSLQRLLEEHDTDVSSPTSSSSSSPPSSASSTCSSANGIGAESSALRHSSPELRLRGSANAGNAAGNNNNNNNNGNNEIRHHAATTDLHRHLRQNPSPTFVPAPCSEASSSPTPSFVSEASSAGSQGYGTSATLYAAHSDGYDNYEPMSPEDEELLDVISWWQQSQ from the coding sequence ATGACCCTAGTGGGACCGGCGAAGGAGGTACCGAGCGCATTGCCCGTCATGCTGAGCGTGCAGCAAcagcaccaccaccaccaccaccaccaccaccaccaccacccgaATCATCTGCATCACCACGGCTCGTCGACGGCCGGGGGCCAGAGCCACAGGGGGAACGTGATCGTCTCGGCGACGAGCGCCGTGCAGGGCAGCGACGCGAGCAAGATCCAGCAACACGGTTGCAAGCGGTCCAAGATTTACGGGCAGGGGGGCGGCCCGTACGGGACCGTGCCCCATCAGCCCGCCTCGGTCGCGAGGCGGAACGCCCGCGAACGGAATCGCGTCAAGCAGGTGAATAATGGATTCGCCACGTTGAGGCAGCACATACCGCAGAGCGTGGCCCAGGCGCTGGGTGGGAGCACGGCCGGGACCCACGGCGGGTCCAGGGCCGGCAGTAAAAAGCTGTCCAAGGTCGAGACGCTGCGGATGGCGGTCGAGTACATAAGGAGCTTGCAGCGCCTTTTGGAGGAGCACGACACCGACGTGTCCTcccccacctcctcctcctcctcctcgccccCCTCCTCCGCCTCGTCCACGTGCAGCTCCGCGAACGGGATCGGCGCCGAGTCGTCCGCCCTGCGCCACTCCTCCCCCGAGCTCAGGCTTCGAGGAAGCGCGAACGCCGGCAACGCTGCcggcaacaacaacaacaacaacaacaacggcAACAACGAGATTCGACACCACGCCGCCACCACCGATCTGCATCGCCACCTGAGGCAAAACCCCAGCCCGACCTTCGTCCCGGCCCCGTGCTCCGAGGCCTCGAGCTCGCCCACGCCGAGCTTCGTTTCCGAGGCGTCGTCAGCTGGCAGCCAGGGGTACGGCACGTCGGCCACCCTTTACGCCGCCCACTCCGACGGCTACGACAATTACGAGCCCATGAGCCCCGAGGACGAGGAGCTGTTGGACGTGATCTCGTGGTGGCAGCAGAGCCAGTGA